The nucleotide sequence acacacacacacacacacacaaatgcaaaaggGTTCATCGTCCACACCAATAAAACAAATAGTCCTGTTTTACTGTTCTACttttttcaaaattttttttaatttctcccccttttctcttcagttgtacctggccaactacaccactcttccgagccgtcccggtcgctgctccaccccctctgctgatctgggaagggctgcagactaccacatgcctcctccgatacatgtggagtcaccagccgcttcttttcacctgacagtgaggagtttcaccagggggatgtagcgcgtgggaggatcacgctattccccccagttccccctcccccccgactgaccagaggaggcattagtgtagtgaccaggacacatacccacatccagtttcccacccgcagacatggccaattgtgtctgtagggacggccgaccaagctggaggtaacacggggattcgacccggcgatccccgtgttggtagtcaatggaatagaccgccacgctacctgggcgcccctctttttcccttttttctataACTTTATAATAGCCTTGTCATAAAACGTAAGTGAGTCAGATATAGTCTGTCATCCTGTAGTTGTGTACTCCGTCCAGAGCCCCAGACATGCGTTACTGTCTTGGCTCGGGCGGCGTCTTGTCGGGTCATTACCAGAGTGACGATGGCACACTCGGcggtgagctgagctgagctgaagaGCGTTCGAACGAAGCGGTAGATGAGTTTGTGTTCGGGGTCCACGATGGAGTAGTCATCTGGAACCTTCTCTCTCTGTTTGGTGGGGGCGGGTCAAGATTAGTCAGAACAGACTGCGTTATACTGTGTATTAATACTAAATTTGTACTGTGTATTAATACTACATTTGTACTGTGTATTAATGCTACATTTCATTTACATGGCACTTTTCTAAACAACTAATGTGAAGTAGAAAACACCAGAGAAAATGAAAACATAAGATCAGTGAAACGGTGTCCACATAACACAATGAAGGGATGAAAGAAACTAAAAGAATATACAACACCAAGCCCTTTTAAAGAACTGTGATTTAAAGGTGTTTTTAAGGACCACACTGATGTTCCTGCCATGAGATCCTCTGGCGGAGCATTTAGATCAGCACAGGAGTTTCTTTTCAACACAACTCACCGATAACGGGTGTATCTTCTCATCAAAAATGTCCAGGGAGCGGTTTGAATCTCTGATGGAAATCAACATCATCAAATTAACACCAACACTGATCAACGACTATGGCAAACCGCTAAGGAGAAACAACATGTGTTGTCTAACCTGGTGTGTTTTATGGACACCTGCACAAAATCTGCAGCACCGCCCCAAATATTCAAGATCACACAAATAGATGGAAGAAATTTAATACAATGGAATAAATGTAATACAATGGAagaaatttaattttttttttgtgtgtggattttctctccccaattgtacttggccaattaccccactctttcgagccgtggcggtcgctgctccaccccctctgctgatccggggagggctgcagactaccacatgcctcctcccatacatgtggagtcaccagccgcttcttttcacctgacagtgaggcatttcaccagggggacgtagcacgtgggaggatcacgctatttcccccaaattccccctcccccctgaacaggcaccctgaccgaccagaggaggcgctagtgcagtgaccaggacacatacccacatccagcttcccacccacagacacggccaattgtgtttgtagggacgcccgaccacgccggaggtaagacggggactctaaccggcgagccccgtgttggtaggcaacggaatggattgctacgctacctggatgcccctacaatgttttaaataaaaaaatggatTGAATGGCTTTGGGTTGTACAGAAAACACTGCCAACACCAAGACtgcttgcacacaaacacaaccctTTCCATTCAGGGAATCTCAGATTTATTCCCTTTCCAAGAAATGTGATGTTTTGTGCTCCACTGCGGAATCTTTCTATACCCTTTTAAGGCTACGGTCAAACATGCACAAAATTAGCATCAGTGAATATTTGCTTCCCATTCACTTCCATTCTTTGCAGGGGAAGGGGTGAAAAAAATGTTTGCTTGCAGTGGCAAAAGAAATTCACATCTTTACTTCGCACGGAGTTCAACGTTGGTGAACTTTGAAtctgcagcctcaaccaataaagaagtgtgtgtgtggttgacaccGCTTGGCACCGCCACATCCTGCACCTGCACCACATCCTGCACATTTGTGCCTGTGTGACTGTAGCCTACAAGTTGTTTTTTAACTTTTGTGTGCAATCTGCCAGCCAGTGTACCGAGGAAGTGAAAATGTCCTCATTCCTTGAGACAATTAATGTTCAACTCTTAACTTCCCTGCTAAAAAAAGGAATCAAGGTCATAAAAGTATTAAGACACAGCCCACCTGTTCTTTATGTGATAGTAGATGGCCAACGCCACGctggaacagagagacagacagacgctgAAACCTTTGCCATCATTCTTTCATTCATGTTGACTGAAACTATTCCGAAATAACAACATCCTGTCTGTACTTAAACTTACAGACGGGAATCCAGTAATAGTTATGAGGTGGGTTAAAGCATTACTGCGATGTCACAGAGAAACTACATGTCGGCTTTGCTGAAAGGGTTCACAGGGCTTGGGAACTGAAAGCCAGCTTCAAACAGTTTTCATCTCAAAGTCCCTTACTGTCAGATGTTTATTTCTTAGTTTCATTTGATCGGTGTGGTTCATCGATTTTCAGTTGACCTAGACCTTTACTGAAACCGCTCACATGAAGTAATGGCATGACGAAAAAACAGACTGAGACTCGAGATGTCGGGTGTCTTGACAGGTTGGTTGAATGGAGGAGAGTGGACGTACCATTTGACGGTGCTCTTCAGGTTAGGCTGGCTGACTGTGCTGTCATCTATGAAGATCGTGGAGCAGGAGCTGTACTTCTTAGTCAGGAGCCCTGGAGACATCTGCAGGAGAAAAGACACCAGAGACCCCAAAATGGCGTTTAAAGGGGGTTTTGTAAACAAACAGGCGTTGCACCGGACAGGTCATCAGATCGAATCCCACGACTTGGAACAAGACACCAGCACTCTTGTTGCGTCTATGGAGCGGAGCTGTTCAGGTGTGAAAGTGTGGGACTGTGCCAGTGTGAAATGGCGCTTCGCTGACATGGACCACACAGACTCAGCCGACTTTCCCCCAGGTATGTTCAAATAAACAAattaaaaacagacttgaaaatgAAGGCCACAATCCTCCAGTCTCGCCCTGCCCACTTTCACATCAAGGACAAACTGTTCACTCACGTGATTCAAGTAGTTGCTTTTCCTCTTCTCGCGAACTGCatgaagggggggaaaaagacaCGTGGGTCAGATTAGTGAGAATAAAATGGATATAGTAACAGACTGATCTCTGGTACATTTTATTTAACCGTAGAGAAACACTGACCGTCTGTTTGGGACTTGTTGAGGAACAGGGTGCTGGCTCGGGGGTGGTCTGATGGGTTGGCCTCCTGAGCCAGTTCTAGGGAGGAAGAATGAACACCAGCtcaaaaaggtgtttttttttatttaacttaCCACGAAGAATTCAGACTAACTCCAGTCTGTCGTATTTCACCGAGTTCACTGTCGAGGCAGAACTCTTACAACCTGCTGCCATTTACGATaagaagaggagagacagaaTGAAATGAGGGGGCTCTCGTTTTGCAGGGAGGGGACCGGGGAGGCACTTtgcagaaaaaaaagcaaaactgaGGAAGCAGACATTTAGTTCAACTAAATAAAAAACTGCTGAACAGACAAACAAATCTTTAGAGAGTGACACGAGCCCATACGGCACTATTTAAAGATGTCAGTTGCCTGACCATGAGAAATGGCTCCTATACACAAAGACAGGACTTCTAATTCAGACAATTTAACGTGGTGAGACCGGTTGCTTGGTGGGTCGGACGgaccgatcaatcaatcaatcaatcaatactaTTTATAAAGCACAGCTGTACAGCAGAATGCAATGCACTGCTCCTCAGTCCTCACCATCGGGGAGCTCTCTGTCGCTGATATGCTGCAGGTAGGTCCCGGTGTCCTCACTCACGTCCTCAGTTGTGGTAATGGGGcactcctccagctccacctccctcCGGGGGGGTTTGGGACTCTCTCCCGGGGAGGCGCAGCAGGACACCGTCGCTCCCATTTCTCCTCTCTAGCGCCGCCCCGGCGGTGACTGTCGGTGTTGCTCCGAGCCTCCGACTGACACCGGGCCGCTGTCAGATGTGACCGACGGACAGACCAGACTGCGACTTGGTGTGGGACAGAAGAGGCATAGCACGGCGTTTATCTGGCGACCGGGCCGGACGGCGGACATTACCGGGGTGCCTGTGACGCATAGTATTTACACACTGAACAAATATCACACGTACTGACTAATATGTAACGACCAGTTAATGACCAGCATCAGCTCATCATGTTGGTCCGTGGGGATCGACACTACACCCCACGTCTCTCCGCCTTGCCGACCGGCCGACGCTTCTTCCTTCCGCAGAACCGATCCTCCGACTTCCCCTGCATGGGGATCAATCCGTGCGCGCCGCAGCGGTAATCTCTCGCTGAATTAAAGCTTTTTCATGGTCCGTAACCTGAATTTTTGAGATTCGGACGGACAATACCAATTCTGCGGCTTATTATACAAGCATAAAGATAAGTTACGGCCAGTGAAGGTTTAAGGAGACGGAAATTAATGCGTTTGAAAATGAAGGGTTCTGGCGAGCGCCTCGGAATTCCTGTCAAGTCATTTGAAAGAATATCGGAGCTCGTTTCCGGCGAGTGTTCGTCAAAATAAAGGCCTCCCTCAAACGTGCCTTTTCCGTGAGCCCAAGCTGGAGACCGCATGAAAATAAACAAATCCCCTCAATAAGGACACACTAGAGAGACCCATGTGGCGAATACAGATTCCTACTCACATAATTTATCTTAGATACGGTAATTCATGGGTGTTTATTATTTCTTAGATGCATGTGTAGCGCAACAGTGACTGCGCCCACAAGCTTTACTGTAAAGGCCAGAGGGAGCAAACCTCCTCAAAACTATGTGGTTAAATCAAAATGATAAAAAGTTATAGTTACTGCGTAATACAGACGCAACGAGTTTCATAAAATACGTGTCTTAATGACATTGCAGTTAAGCTGTCGTGTGATTTCATGACCACACTACAGATATGCCCATATGTGTtatgaaaaaataataatttcaaCTTGTTAAAGTGCAAACTATTTACCAGGAATTGGATGCTTAAAATCAGAAATTCTATTTTGATATCATTTGGAGTGTAAATCTTGATATGAAAAATGGAAATTCTGATATCAGCAATTGGTATCTTAAGCAATTAGAGGTTGCAATTCAATTTCTGATATCTAAATGGATATTCAAAACAGTGAAATGTAATTTGCgataaaaaaagaaattaaaaattcAAACAGCTTGCGATGCAAACGGCGTACTTTGATTCATACTTTGATTCAGTTTTTTTCGACACCTATTTGTGGACGTTTATTTTGAAATCAACGTCCGCAGACGTGAAACATGGCCAAACGGAGCTGACACGCTCTCTCGTGTCGGTTACGCCTCCCGATACAAAACAGAGTTTTCTATTGGACATTTAAAGACGGTACACCAACATGATTGGCTAAAGCCGAAATTGACAGGCGTCGTTGTTCAACGTGTACGATTCGGAAACGCACTCCTCTGAAGGGGCGGAGTCGCAAGGTATTCTCTTTGTTAACGATGTGACCGCCTGCCGCTGCGTCTCCGTACAGTAAAACATGCGCAAATCACGGCTGGCTACCTGGACGCCTTTTCCTTTGGAGTCGCGCATGACCGTTGAGGAAAACGACATACAGACGAGATAAAGCCGTGACTATtttgtatttatgtattttagCCTTCATCTGCAGGATGTCTCTTGTTCCGTATGTGGAGAATTCCATACCTGCGCTTTCCAAACTTCATAATTCATCAGCTCAGTTCCGTTTCGCGAACCACAGTCTGAGAGTTGCGCAGGACtggaggcagctcggggtggcTGCAGTGGTGTGGGACGCAGTAAGTAAGcgaatactaatactaatactagtgACAAAATAATGAGAAGACGATCAAATAAGATGTACACACGCCTACAAGATGACACTGCTGACTGCAGAGTAGTAACTCGCGTACTTTGCTAAAGGTTAGAGCATTTTCTAATTTAATAGTTCTGAAACTTGTGATTTCTCCTGTTTTTACAGAAGCAATAGGCTCATTACATTATTATTTACATCTAGTCATTGGCAGACACTCGTCCAAAGAAGACTTGCAAAAGCAATTAGCAAACAAATTCAACTGTTACCAACTGTCGTCGTCATAGAGCACTATATAGTACTAATATCACAGTAAACTATATGAAATATAGGAAGCAGTACATTTGCCACATAGTACTCATATGGCAGCAATGTAATTATTAGCAATACATTTGGTACATCGTAATCATATCATAACCAAGAGTGAATGTCATGTCAAGTACATTCAATGTATTGACACATATCAGTATAACAAATACCATCATCATAAGAACATAAAgagttattataattattattctgGTAGAAGAAAACAGTAGACACTGATAATAATGGTGTTTAACTAAGTAAGGGCCTAATAGTAATGCCTGACACAAATAGTATTAGATGATTCATATAAGATGCAAAGTGCCactttcttctactactactactactactactattggctgctcccgttaggggtcaccacagcggatcatccgtttccatctcttcatgtcctctgcatcttcctctgtcacaccagccacctgcatgtcctccctcaccacatccataaacctcctctttggccttcctcttttcttcttccctggcagctccatattcagcatccttctcccaatatacccagcatctctcctccacacatgtctaagccatctcaatcatgcctctcttgctttgtctccaaaccgtccaacctgagctgtccttcgaATATAAtcgtttctgcagtggttgtccagccatccgacaactcttcactaccacccagtgcctgtcttacctcctgcctgaactccacacaacagtcttccttcttcaacttccaccacttgACCCTTgggtctgccttcactctcttcctcttcttggtctccaaagtcatcctacagaccaccatctgatgcggCCTAGCTACGTTCCCCCgtcgccaccttgcagtctccaatccctttcagtttgcatctcctgcataagatagtcctcctgtgtgcacttttctccactcttatatgtcaccctgtgttcctccctcttcttgaaatatgtattcaccacagccatttccattctttcgcaaaatccaccaccatctgtccctccacattcatctcattgacaccatacctacccatcacctccattcccctcaccaacatgcccattgaagtccgctccaatcacgacTCTCTCCTTATTGGGTACACGTTACAGTTTATACACAGTGTATCCGTTTATACAGTGTATCAAGCTTAAGAGACCATATAAGAATTCAGTTAGGCCTGGAAGAAGTTTTTAAGTCTTTCCTGAAGTATATAAACAAGTCAGTTTCTTGTTCCACCATTGCACAATTTTCCTCTGCTTCATTGATGCTTGTCTAATACCTGATGTTGACCATATGTATTTACCATGTACCAGGCGGTGGTCATGTGCATGTACCTGGAGCTGGGACAGGTGGAGTTAAAGGGAAAGGTGGCCATAGAGCTGGGAGCTGGCACTGGACTGGTGGGGATTGTGGCAGCCCTACTGGGTAAATATtattcataacttcataactagtGATGCAGGGTGTACATATACAGTAGTATCTAATTGtgtccactatatatatatatatatatatatatatggtttcaTAAAGCATGCATATGCTGCCTCAGAAGCCCTGATTGGGCATCCGTGTCTAGGAACTGGATGTAAATGCAACCATCAGCATAGATTGGGGCGCTGAGAGACGACTCAAAGTTCACATTTAGTAGGCAAAATTGAAGGCAACTGTACCTGATTTTAAATATAAAAAAAGTCATCTTCAAAGATGTGCATCCTTGAAGATGTCAGTAGTTTTGGGTCCTTTGACGTGACGTGTGACATGTCTTCAGGTGCCAGGGTGACCATCACGGACCGCGCACCTGCCCTGGACTTTCTCCAGGCCAACGTGAAGGCCAACGTGCCAGCAGACCGCCAGGCATCGGTGGTGGTTGCTGAGCTGACGTGGGGCGAGCGGCTGGAGCGGTTCCCCGCGGGCGGCTTTGACCTGGTGCTGGGAGCCGACATCGTGTACCTGGAGGACACCTTCCCGGCGCTGCTGGAGACTTTAGAGCACCTGTGCTCCGGCGGAACCGCGGTGCTGCTCGCCTGCAAGATCCGCTACCGACGAGACAGCGACTTCCTGGACATGCTGAGACAGCGCTTCAGAGTTGAGGAGGTCTACTATGAAAGTCAAAGAGACATCCACATCTACAAAGCTGTAAAAACGACGCCTTGCAGAGACCTCTAAGAGCCGACTGACTGAGAGGATCTTGTACTGGTTTACACCATGTCCCCTCGGCTAACCCCTGGGTTGTAATGACCGCACAAAGATGaccagaaaaaacatttattacagctGCCAAAAATGTAGTATTTGAGGAGAGCTCTATTTTGATTTTCTGTTTCATACAAGATGGTGCATACATTTAGATACACTGAATACAAAATGAAGAGAGCAACATaatgtctttttttaaaaaataaagaaGCTTACCATGACAGATGGCTATATATAATATCAAAAAGTACAATATGGCATTCCATTATCAAATCAACACAAAGACGTGTGAATATCTTACTTTGTTCACTGTGCTGTCTGTCACATCAAATCTCAGTCCCGTCTTCACCATGTGACTAGTCATGGTTGCACTTTATTCTCCTGTATATTACAaacggagtaaaaaaaaaagaaaaaatatcggAAAGGTTCGATACCAACTACAGTATGTACGATTACTGGGAGTAAGGTCTGGATTGACTTGATGATAATTGATGAACACATGACGGACCGATCATGGATATGCAATGCTTTCATATATTTCATACTCATTTACAGTGTCTTTCAGGTGTGATGTTTGAAACATTAACCTGAACAACATGTGCAACCAAGGGCTTGTGTTGTCCTGTAAGAGCTCATCGAGACGTGAAATGAAGTCAGATTGTATATGCAACAAAAAAGTGTCagtttgatttttgttttaaaCTGAATTTTGAAACACAATTAAGAATTCCATTAGCGACTTCATGGCCGTGACTTTCAAAGGGAGACTGCATACTCATCGACAAGATCACATCTTAGCTGCTGCCTCTGCCTTTCacgctatttaaaaaaaaacaggaaatggGATTTTAATTCTTTCATGGTTGTTGTGTAAAGACAGTACAGGAGACCAATGCCACTCAAGAGTTCTATTCCAGAATATTTGACATCCACATACTCCACATGTAGTGGTCATTGGCTCTGAAGATGTACAGCATACGGTCTGACGAAGACGGATCATCTCATCTTCACTTTCTCGGTACCCGTTATTAACAAAGCTGTTATCAGTTTTTGTACTGTTGATCATCTTGGATGAGTAGAAATGTTTTAGTTTGGCTTTCTGGGTGGTGCACTTTCTATCTTGGAACACAAGTCTTCACTTAATGCCGCACAGATTCAAATAATATACAACAGTCTGCAGCTTTCGAAGTCCGTGGTGTAGTAACTGCACCGCTGTCTTGGTCGCAGAGCTCTGGTCTCCACCCATGTGCCTTTATTTACTGAGGCACACTTTGCCAGCTGAACCCCTCCACACAGATCTTCAGACACAGGGCTGAAGGCCGTTTTGTTGGCACTTAGCTGGAGATCAGCGCTCTTATAGCCTTCCGTCTCTAAACACATTTTGCTACATTTAACATAAAAACCATTTCCATCCCATCTTAATAGTAAGCATTTTTCCTTAGTTCATCTTATCAAGgctagtacaaaaaaaaaaaaaaaaaaggaaaaataaaaaaaaggataGCTGAATGGCATAACGCATGCTGAAAACCT is from Lampris incognitus isolate fLamInc1 chromosome 21, fLamInc1.hap2, whole genome shotgun sequence and encodes:
- the mettl21a gene encoding protein N-lysine methyltransferase METTL21A, coding for MSLVPYVENSIPALSKLHNSSAQFRFANHSLRVAQDWRQLGVAAVVWDAAVVMCMYLELGQVELKGKVAIELGAGTGLVGIVAALLGARVTITDRAPALDFLQANVKANVPADRQASVVVAELTWGERLERFPAGGFDLVLGADIVYLEDTFPALLETLEHLCSGGTAVLLACKIRYRRDSDFLDMLRQRFRVEEVYYESQRDIHIYKAVKTTPCRDL
- the ccnyl1 gene encoding cyclin-Y-like protein 1; protein product: MGATVSCCASPGESPKPPRREVELEECPITTTEDVSEDTGTYLQHISDRELPDELAQEANPSDHPRASTLFLNKSQTDVREKRKSNYLNHMSPGLLTKKYSSCSTIFIDDSTVSQPNLKSTVKCVALAIYYHIKNRDSNRSLDIFDEKIHPLSREKVPDDYSIVDPEHKLIYRFVRTLFSSAQLTAECAIVTLVYLERLLTYAEMDICPCNWKRIVLGAILLASKVWDDQAVWNVDYCQILKDITVEDMNEMERHFLELLQFNINVPASVYAKYYFDLRSLADENDLSFPLEPLSNKRAQKLEAISRLCEDRYKELSKSAMRRSLSADNLVGVRHSQAVLS